The proteins below come from a single Aegilops tauschii subsp. strangulata cultivar AL8/78 chromosome 6, Aet v6.0, whole genome shotgun sequence genomic window:
- the LOC109768263 gene encoding alpha-1,3-arabinosyltransferase XAT3 codes for MKSTRNLSRGDGRRLGNASLIAFMLASLVLLSVIRTRLSPMEKTGDAIKAEERHGMIKGSVKMEVAHQDQDVVLTPDSTAEEEEEEEAPPKPADTSTGGGVSVRVPVSTSTTPVPVAVIDRQGKPVCYESGRRSDTCEAAGDVRVQGRSQTIQVRPLDREWKVKPYCRKQDAYALSHVKEWTLRPLSGGGPHCTVNSSATAFVLSTGGFTGNLFHDYTDVLVPAFITAHRFGGEVQFLVSSFKSWWTNRYLEIFQQLSRHEVIDIDNDDEVRCYGGVVVGPTFHKELGVDASKTPTGASMVDFRAMLRGAFGLSRAAAEPSGDRWDIRRRPRLLIISRKNSRAFLNERAMADMAMSLGYDVRVGEPDTNTEVSRFARLVNSADVMVGVHGAGLTNMLFLPAGAVLIQVIPYGGLEWLARGTFEEPSKDMQLHYIGYKIQLDETTLSEQYPKDHPVLTDPLSIHKQGWEALKTVYLEKQNVRPHLGRLKLTFLEALKLLPHGRQAKANN; via the exons ATGAAGTCGACCAGGAACCTGTCGAGAGGGGACGGGCGGCGGCTGGGGAATGCGTCGCTCATCGCCTTCATGCTCGCGTCCCTCGTCCTGCTCTCCGTCATCAGGACGAGGCTCTCCCCCATGG AGAAGACAGGGGACGCCATCAAAGCAGAGGAGCGGCACGGGATGATCAAGGGAAGCGTCAAGATGGAGGTCGCCCATCAAGATCAAGATGTAGTTTTAACTCCGGACTCAACTG cggaggaggaggaggaggaagaagctcCGCCCAAACCCGCCGACACCTCGACCGGGGGTGGCGTGTCCGTGCGCGTGCCCGTGAGCACAAGCACCACGCCCGTCCCCGTCGCTGTCATAGACCGCCAGGGCAAGCCGGTGTGCTACGAGTCGGGCCGGCGGTCGGACACGTGCGAGGCCGCCGGCGACGTCCGCGTGCAGGGCCGCAGCCAGACCATCCAGGTCCGGCCGCTGGACCGGGAGTGGAAGGTGAAGCCGTACTGCCGGAAGCAGGACGCCTACGCGCTGTCGCACGTCAAGGAGTGGACCCTCCGGCCGCTCTCCGGCGGCGGCCCGCATTGCACGGTCAACAGCTCCGCGACGGCCTTCGTGCTCTCCACCGGCGGGTTCACCGGCAACCTCTTCCACGACTACACGGACGTGCTCGTCCCGGCGTTCATCACGGCGCACCGGTTCGGCGGCGAGGTCCAGTTCCTGGTGAGCAGCTTCAAGTCGTGGTGGACCAACAGGTACCTGGAGATCTTCCAGCAGCTGAGCAGGCACGAGGTGATCGACatcgacaacgacgacgaggTCCGGTGCTACGGGGGCGTGGTGGTCGGGCCGACGTTCCACAAGGAGCTGGGCGTGGACGCGTCCAAGACGCCGACGGGGGCGTCGATGGTGGACTTCCGCGCGATGCTGCGGGGCGCGTTCGGGCTGTCGCGCGCGGCGGCCGAGCCGAGCGGCGACCGGTGGGACATCCGGCGCCGGCCGCGGCTCCTCATCATCTCGCGCAAGAACTCGCGCGCCTTCCTGAACGAGCGCGCCATGGCGGACATGGCCATGAGCCTCGGGTACGACGTGCGCGTGGGCGAGCCGGACACCAACACGGAGGTGTCCCGGTTCGCCCGGCTGGTGAACTCGGCGGACGTGATGGTGGGCGTGCACGGCGCGGGGCTGACCAACATGCTCTTCCTCCCCGCCGGCGCTGTGCTGATCCAGGTGATCCCCTACGGCGGGCTGGAGTGGCTCGCCCGCGGCACCTTCGAGGAGCCGTCCAAGGACATGCAGCTGCACTACATCGGCTACAAGATCCAGCTCGACGAGACGACGCTGAGCGAGCAGTACCCCAAGGACCACCCGGTGCTCACCGACCCGCTCTCCATCCACAAGCAGGGGTGGGAGGCGCTCAAGACGGTGTACCTGGAGAAGCAGAACGTGAGGCCGCACCTGGGCAGGCTCAAGCTCACCTTCCTGGAGGCGCTCAAGCTGCTGCCCCATGGGCGCCAGGCCAAGGCCAACAACTGA